In Pan troglodytes isolate AG18354 chromosome 20, NHGRI_mPanTro3-v2.0_pri, whole genome shotgun sequence, the genomic window gggaggCGCCTGCTGGTGTGAGCAGTGGCCTGGCAGCAAACAGTGGTCTCTTACCGATGGAAAAGGGCACAAAAGCATCACTCTTCTTAAACTGCCCCTTGTCATCCAGGAAATGCTGGGGATTGAAGTCCTGAGGGTTGGAGAAGAAGCTGGGGTCTCTCAGCACGGAGCCCAGCATAGGGAACACTTCGGTGCCCTGGTAGGGAGGAGGAAGTTGTGTGTGATGAGGCAGGTTGGGGGGATTGGTGAAAGTACACAGGGGCTGGAGAGGGAACTAGGGTGCCCCAGGTTAGGGGAAGTGGCAGGCATGGAGGAGTTGGGGTCCTGTGAAGGAGGAGCTTTGGGGGATAGAAGGTTCACATCTCTGAAACAGGAAGTTTGGGAGACATGGGGTCCATGTCCTGCTACGCAGGTTGTTTGGGGGACCTGAGATTTGTGTCCCTAAGACAAAAGGCCTAATGGAAAGGGGGCTTCTGTTTCTTAAGATAGAAGTTTTGGAACATGAGTTTGATTCTCCCGACACAAAGAGTCTGGGGAGATGCAGGACTCAGGAGTGTCTAAGTGGAAAGGTGGAATGGATGTGGTGGTCGGGGAAGTCCTTTCTGACTGATTGAGGGAGTGGGACAGTGAGTAGAAAGCTTCTAATGGGGGCAGGATTCTGGGGACACAGAGAGGGGCTGGAAGTCCCCGTAGTCTAGGGGGTGGGGAGGATAGCACCTTAGGGAGGAAAAAATCCCGAAACTTGGTGTCCTTTTTAACCCTGCGGGCCAAACTCATGGGGATCACGTCTCCAAATCTTTGGATCTCGTGGATCACTGCCTCCATGTAGGGCATCTTGGTCCGGTCCTCAAACTTGGGCTGCCGGTTCTTGCCGATCACTCTGTCAATCTCCTCATGGACCTttgctgggggaggagggaatgTGTTTAGGTATCTAGGAGTCTCAGAGCAGGAAATGATAGTCCGAATAGGTAAAACGGGGTAGATGATACGGCTCTGCCTATGACACGGAGGTAGAGCATTCATAACAGAACAGACATCAGCCATTCGCATTGTTGGAGTAGGATCCTGTTAACCAGGTTGTGCCAGAATCACAGGGGAGGCACAGGGAGGAACTTAGGGGATGACCCGGGGGAACGGGCAGCGGGCACTCAGTGGGCTTGGTACAGAAGTGACTGACCAATCAGTGCagacattttcaatattttaatagctAATGAGACTCAGCTGATGCCTACCAGCTGAATGTTGCCCTGTCTCTGGACAGCAAGGCACATCTCAGGGTCCTGGGATCTGGGACAGGTGGGGACATTGCACCAGGCTAAGGGGAATTTTGAGGGTCTGGGGCCCTCCACTTCCGTCCCCCTCCAGCCTTACCCTCCACCTCTGGGTGCTTCATGAGCAGCAAGAAGCCATAGCGCAGGGTGGTGCTGACCGTCTCGGTGCCTGCAATGAAGAGGTTCAACGTGCTCATCATCAGGTTCTTCAAGTAGAACTCCGTGTTGGGGTTCTTCTCCTCCTGCAGGGAGAGGGGGCTTTAGGCCAACCTCACTCCTCTTGCCCTCAGGGCCCTTCTAGGGCTTTTCCTTTGGAGCTACCTCTCTTTGGTCCAGACCAAAGGTGGAAAGAGGGACCCTAGATCTACCAGACTTGCTCTAGGTTCCAGCCCTTGCCCTGGCTgctggctttgcccaaaatgctctTCCTTCTCACCTTCTTTACTTTGCTGACCATCTGTCCTTCAATTATCAACTTagctgtcagttttttttttcttacactgACTTGGTCTTGCTAAGTTGcacaggctggactcgaactcctgggctcaagcaatcctccaccctcagcctcctgagtagctggaactgcacaTGCGCATGACCATGCAGGCTCACTTACTTTTTaaacaattaattaattttttttgagacagggtctcattctgtcacccaggctggagtgcagtgcagtgatcttggctcattgcaacctctgcccccctgggcgccaccacgtgcagctaatttttggatttttagtagagacagggtttgaccatgttggccaggctggtcttgaactcctgacctcaggtgatccacctgcctcggcctcccaaagtgctgggattacaggctgttagccaccgcgcccggccaattgtGAGGATTATTATGATGAGGGCTAATTTGAACGGGTCTGTGTCGTCTGCCCGCCCCACTCCCAGTCTGATTTCCCTCTGCCTGGCTTTGCACCTCCCCGCACTGGCTGCTGGGGTGTACCTCCTGCATGCGGATGAGAAAGGAGTCGATGAAGTCCCGTGGGGAATTGGGATCCAGCGTGCGCTGGTTGTGCTCCACCTTCTTGGCTATGAAGTCCTCCAGCCCTTGCAGCAACTTAAAGGCCTGTTGCTGTGGTCCTGGCAGGTGTTTCATCACCGAAGAGAACATCTCATAGAGCTGGGGTTGCAGAGAGAGGATGGGAATGGAAGGACAGCTGTCACGGGGCAGGAGCTGATGGGAATGGGGATTTGTTTCATAGCAAGGAAGGAACTGAGTTAAAGGCATCTGTCCAGGTGTTTAGGTATTTCAGTGGGGTTGGATGGAAACTTATATCTAAGTTTTCACGTGGATTAGGTGCCAGGGCCACGGTCTAGTAATTTAGGTGAGAAGAACTGAGACATATATCCAGGTTTCAGGTATTTAAACGAGGCTGGATTGGAGCACACATCTAGGTGTTCAGATATTCAAGTGAAGTTGAGTTGGAAGTCACCTGTCCAGGTGTTTAGCTCTTCAGGTGGGGCTGGTATGAGGTGAGTGGCACCTGTCTAGGTATTTAGGCATTCAAGTAGGCTTGGTTGGAGACAGCTATCCAGATACTTACTGGGTCTGGATTGGGGGCTTTTGTTCGGGTGTTCAGGTATTAAAGTGGGGCTGGTGAAGATGTTGAAGTGGAGGGGATACCTGTTGAGGTGTTTACCTATCCAAGTGGGATGCACTGGGAGCACCTCTGTAAGGTGTGTGATTGGAAAGGGTTGGGGAACACTTATTTGTGTGTCAGGGAACAATCTGTCTAGATATTTATGTGTTTAAGGTGTTGGTTAGGGCAGCTGTCCATGTTTTCAGGTATTTAAGTGGGTGAAGTAGAGGGCGCTTGGCCAGATATTCCAGTGGGCTAATCTGGGACATTTGTGTAGATGTGAAATGATTATGATGGGCTGGATTTTGCAGCACCAGGTGTTCAGGTATGCAGGAGGCGGGTTGAGGCAGTCACTTGTCCAGGTgttaaaatattcagaagaaCTGGGTAGGGAGCATCTGTTAGAAATTACGGTAAGTTGGGGATGGGAACACGTGCCCAGGTGAGAGGGCTGAGCTGAGGGTATGCATCCTGCCAGCAGGCTCTGTTTTGGGGAGCATCTGTTGAGCTATCCAGGTGTCCTTGGAGACTGGGTATTTGGCATCTCTCCTGGGTTCTGGTGCAACTCTCCAGTTGTCCAATATCGGGGACTGATTTTGAGGGGACACTGTCTGGAGGGCGGTGGGAGTTTGGGGCACCTGTCTCCAGGTAGGGGAGCAGTTGGCAGGTTGTGGTAGGGGCGTCACGGGCCGGGCTGCAGCCAGTTACCTGCCCCGTGGAGGTTGACGTGAACTGGAAGATTCCCAGCATCATGCTCAGCAGTGACAGGAACTCTTTGTCCTCATAGTCAAAGCGGTCCCCAAAGACAATGGAGCTGATGACATTGGAGACTGTGCGGCTCAGGAAGAAGGTGGGATCGATATTGGCGCCTGCGGGTGTGGAGGGAGAAGGGAGTTGGGGAGAGAGTCAACTCAGAGGTCTGAGGAGAATCAGAATTCCAGGAGGCAGGGCCTTGTTGAGCCAAATTCCCAGCGCCAGACTCCAGGGCTGGAAGTGCGGGCGCCTTTCCCCACCTAGTCCCCATCTGCAGGCAGAACGCGCGCGGGTTCCTCGTCCTGGGCgttttccttctcctgcccccGCACTCGGGGAACCTTACTCACCGTGCGTGCTCCGGATGGCCTCGATGAGGAAGCCCGCCTCCTCCTGGATGCGCTCCTCGATGCCTCGCTTGCCTACCCCGAAGTCCCTCAGGGTGGCGATGGCAAAGCGCCGGAGCTGCTTGGCGCGCTCCCCGTTGCTGAACACCACGCCTGGGGAGGTGAACGCGGGGGTGGAGAGAGGTCAGGGGGCGGCGGTGGCAGGAGCGGACCAGTTCCAAGGGGCTCCCCAAGGGTGGAGCAGAGGGTTAGTGGGGTGGGAGAGAGATGGATTCAGTGTCAGTGCCCAGGACAGGTGCAAACTCAGTCAGAGAAACACGAggtcgagagagagagagagagagagagagagagagagagaggcagagagagagaggagaggagaggaggagaggaagagagggggagaggggagaagggagaggggagaggggagaggagagaggagagaggagagaggagagaggagagaggagagaggagagaggagagaggagagaggagagaggagagaggaggagagagggagaccgggtagaaagaataagagaatcagaagagaaacagaaaggccaGACAGAGAGATGCACAGAGAAACAGAGGGTTAAGGGGATACTCcatggaggaagggaaggaagtggggagagaaagagagagagagatggaggaagaggatggagggaggggaagTGAGATATGGGGAGATCTGggaggaggaaataaaaatggTGAAAGATTCTTAAGCTGagctggagaagagagaaaaatattgagATAGAAACAGAGAGGGTCTGGAAGGAAGAGAGACTCttaccaggagatggaggctagAGATGTGGAAGTAAGAATAGCATGAAATcctaagagagaggaaaaagtgaGAGAGGGAAGTGGAGAGAGGAGAAACAGGGAGAAGCACAGAAGCTGAgagcaacaaaaagacaaatgaagacAGAGGACCAGGGCTGGAAAACAGAAACCCAGGATGTcctcagagatggagagaggggaaagaggagaCTACAGTGAGAGAGAACAAGGAGATGgggcagagagaggcagggaggaatCAGGACAGGGATGCTGGAGACAGGTGAGGGATACACATGGAGAGGCCACAATGAAGGGAGATGGGGAGATAAGACCAGACCGGGGGTTCTGCCATAGCCTCCAGTGGGCAGGAGAGTCAGGGAGAAGGCTGGGAACACTGAGACCATCGTGTCCGCCTGGCCACCTTCCCCCTCTTGGGCACCCCCTCACCATAGCCTTTGAAGACCCAGTCGAAGGTGGCTTGCTCGCCTCGCCCGCTGAACTCCTCAGCCTGGTCCACCAGAGCCTCCTTGACAGCATCATGTCCACACAGCACCACGACCCGCCGGGGCCCCAAGTGAATGGTGAACACGGGGCCATAGTGCTCACTGAACTGATGGAGGCGGGTGGGAGTGGTTAGAGGGAGCAGCCCCCACTCTGAATGGGGCCCAGCACCGAGATGTCAAGTACTGGGATCCTTCACCCCCAGGTTCTCACAGTCAGGGAGCTGGACATCCCAAGATCCTGTCTTTCCTGGCTAGGACCCTAATGCTGAAACTCCAAAACTCCCTTTCCTAAGACTCTGGTCCACACTGGTCAATCCCCTGCCACAAAGCCCCAGCCAACTAGGCAGCCCCCACCCTGTGCCACCCATCTCCCTGCCTTGGGACACCTTCATGATGGAGTCACATATGTGCTCTGTGTTCAGCTGGAGGTAGTTTCCAATGAAGGGCAGTGGGGTGGGTCCCGGAGGCAGCTTCCCCCTGCTCTTCCTCTGCTGCCAGACAGACATCAAGACCATCACAGTCAGGCAGGCCAGCAAGGCCACCAGAAGCAGCCCTGAGGCCAGCATGGTGGTAGTGAGATGACAGATGGTGATGGGTGGGGTGGTTTGCCTTTATACTGCCTGAAAAAGAGGGATGGACTTTGGCTAATTACATAATCACCTCATTTCACCTCCCAACTACACGCCCCACCATGAATGCCACCTAGCTTGGGACACAGCCAGCAAAGGAGGATAAGGGGACCCCAGGGCAGCTGAACAGGGAGGGGGCCTCCAGACTAAATCTGTGGTACTTCAGGAGGGGTGCCGCAGGGCTGTGGATTTAGGAGGGGGCAACAGATAAGCTGTAGAACTGAGgagtttggaatatttgcataggGGAGCACTTGGGCTTTGGATTTGGGGTCTGAGAGTGAGAATGCACCCCAACGTTGTGGATCTGGGGGTTCCAGGGGAGAGGAATCCAAAGGTCTGGGTTTTATTAGGGTGAGATGGAAGTGTGGCTGTGCATCTGGGGGTCTTCTGTTGTGGAGGATGCAGGGTTAAGGGTCTCAGGACGGGGGACTCCAGGCATATGGACTTGAAAGTCTCGGGGCTAGGAAGACCCAGGGCTGTGGGTGTGGAGTTTCTGGGAGGAGGAGTGTGTAGCAAGCCAGCAGGTGCTCCCAGAAAGCCCCGCAGCCCAGCAATGGGCCCAGGGGCTGACTTGATTTTGCTTTTGCCCAGAGCTGTCTCTTGATGCCCAGAATCCTCATTGGAACCTCAGAGTGAGGCCAGGATGGGTGCCATGGAACCTCCACTGCCCATCTCTGATTGGGAAAGGGGCGGAAGACCAGAGCCATATTTCAGGGGAACTTTCCCCACACCTGGAGAAGAGTACCTGGAGTTAGCAGTTGGCAGAGGGATTGGCTAGGTCTGGAGAAATACTAATAACAACCCCCAAATGATGGAAAAATCTCAAGTGTCCCAAGGGTTGTAATTTACAAAGACCTCCACTGGTTTCCAACCCAGATCCTTAGGGAAACCCACTAGATTGATTGTATCATCCCTATTAATATTATGATTGTTATTCatgtttctcattttatataaggaTCTGTGGAGGACAGAAAACAGACAGTGGGCAGGGGACATGCGTGAGTGGCCCTGAACTCCCATCTCTCCTGCTCTGCGTCCTTAGTTCCACTTTCTGGATTTGGTTTTCCTGCCAGTGGAAAGGGAGTGTTTGGGAAGAGAAGATCACATCTGAGGGTAAGTTAAGTCTCCTTTAAGGGCGATTCCTGCTTTGTCAGGGGCTACTACTATTagcaggcagagggaacaatCGCAGAAGAGATTGGGGTAAACTCCAGTATTAGGCACAGAGGTAGATCCTGGGGtgggtgggagtggagaagggaTGAGTAGCCCTCCTGTCCTTCCCTCAGGGAAATTCTTCCTTAGTAAACAGGACAGTTACCCTTTGGTGAGCATGGTCGTATATGGGAAGATTAAGTCTAGGTGTGTATGATCTGGTTGAATCTTTGTAACAGTGAGGTTGGTTCATCGTGATCATCCTCATTTTGAAGATGAGCAGATCTAGACTCCATAAATCCTCTTGAGTGAGGTCACACAGGGAGTAAGTGAGGGAGCTGGGATGTGAACTTTCTCCTCGCCCCCCCTTCATTGACTGGCCTAGATCACCCTGGGAGTCAAGTGCGGGCCAGCCTTAGCAGGAGGTGAGTGCTGAGACTGGCATCAGCAGTGGACACACTGATGACATTGGCGGGTTCTGATATCAGCATCAGGTATGGCCAGGGAGGGAAAGGCATCGTGTTGGCTTTGGGACTGCCCCCAGGTATATGCGAGGATGGGAAACAAGTTGGCACTGAACTTGACACCAGGAGAATATTGAAGTCATGTTTGGTGCCAAGAGGGCTCTGTGTGTTGTCTCAGGTGTCATTGAGAGCATAAGAGTGTCCTGCTTCAGGAGGGCATAAGAGTGGCACCATATAGGGTCTGAGGTTGGTTCCAGTGGGCTCTGACATGAACATGAGACAGGTGCTCATATTGGTCCTATGTGGGTCTGAGATGAGCCTCAGCCAGACCCTGAGAGGGGCCCCAGATGGCCACAGGACAGGCTCTGATGGTTGGACCACTTAGGGTTGCACCTGTCCTCTGGGTCACCAACTTTGGACAAGTGGAGGTCGGTGAGGTTGGCACCCCCAGGACTGACATCTTGCTCAAAGTGTTCTAGGATGCTGAGCTCTGAGACCTGTGTGGAGGGAACAAAGGTCAGAGAACAAGGCAGAGAGAGGAAAGTAGTTTGTTGATTTTGGAGGGGAAGAGGTGGGAAGGAAGATTAGCACCAGCTTGGCAGATATCAATCGCTCGAATCCTGTTCACCAGCCTGCACCTGGGCCTggctcctccttttccttcttgtttCTTAAAAAGGTGGGAGACAGAAATCTGGGGAGTTTGTTTCTCAGTGGAGTTGGCACTAGGAAGTGCACTGCGTGATCAGCAGGTTGCCATGACCTGGccagggaggggatggggagagaCAGTTTGGGAGAACTCTAGTATTTGTGGACATAGAGGTCAATGAATTTTGGACTTGTTGATTACCCTGGAGCATGGAGTGAGAGAATGGTGTCTGAAATCATGTGGGAGGAACTTGTCCCAGTGGGCAGTGTCTTGGGAACAGGCTTTCAGAGTGAGTTAGTGGAAAACCCAGGAAGATCCCTTTCCTTtgcttggcctcagtttccttttctggatGGATGGTACAATGATTAAGGCCTGGATTGGAATCCTAACCTTATCCTTTCTTTGTTGTGTGGCTTTGAACAGCTGACTTCATCTCTCTGAGTCTTATGGAGCCAAGAACAGCTCCTACCTCTTTGGCTATTTAGGGGAGAAGTATATGTGTTAATGCAGATGAGGTACATGgcagtaagtgctcaatgaatGGTAGTTGTTCTCTTTAATCTGTAGGATGAAGCAGATGGATGAGATGTTCCCTAAGCACATTCCTTGCTTTTACATTCTCTAGTCTAAAGCTCACAAATCTTTTCCtttgggaaggaggaaagggacaGAGTCTTTGGGAACCTCCTTCCCCATCCCTTCCTCAGCATAGCCAAGCTTTACCCCATGGAGTTGTGAATAGGAAATTAATCCTTCATGGCCTCCTGGAGTGTGGTGCTGAGTTAGGCAGTATCTGCGGAAGGACAGGCCAGCATTAGACTCTCAGGTTATTCTGGTTGGCCCTGGAGCCCTGCACAGGACTTTGCCCACCTGTCTGTCTATGCTTGTCTTGCATCCcatctttctatctttctctttctcctcccctgCAAGTCAGTGTTCCCCTCAATCACCCTGTGTGCTCGTGCATCTTTGTGTTTTGTGCCATTTTGTCCAGTGGGTTCTCCTGGATGCCTCTGCCATGTTTATCCTCATTTATACAACTGTGTGTGTGTCATTCTGGGTGCATGCTTTTAGTGtctatgtgcatgtatgtttcaGCACGTTCATGTTGATACATGAATTTATGTGTGCACCAGGCTTTGTGGTGTGTATGTTTGTGCTTGATAATGGGTATCCATTCCAATTTATGTctgcacatgcacatgtgtgtgtgtgcctgacaGGGTGTGGCACTGTTTCTCAATGCTTGCCaatctgtgtctgtctctgcatacagcatgtgtgcacacatgatTTAGGGGTGTCTACGATGTGCATTTCTGT contains:
- the CYP2A7 gene encoding cytochrome P450 2A7, whose amino-acid sequence is MLASGLLLVALLACLTVMVLMSVWQQRKSRGKLPPGPTPLPFIGNYLQLNTEHICDSIMKFSEHYGPVFTIHLGPRRVVVLCGHDAVKEALVDQAEEFSGRGEQATFDWVFKGYGVVFSNGERAKQLRRFAIATLRDFGVGKRGIEERIQEEAGFLIEAIRSTHGANIDPTFFLSRTVSNVISSIVFGDRFDYEDKEFLSLLSMMLGIFQFTSTSTGQLYEMFSSVMKHLPGPQQQAFKLLQGLEDFIAKKVEHNQRTLDPNSPRDFIDSFLIRMQEEEKNPNTEFYLKNLMMSTLNLFIAGTETVSTTLRYGFLLLMKHPEVEAKVHEEIDRVIGKNRQPKFEDRTKMPYMEAVIHEIQRFGDVIPMSLARRVKKDTKFRDFFLPKGTEVFPMLGSVLRDPSFFSNPQDFNPQHFLDDKGQFKKSDAFVPFSIGKRNCFGEGLARMELFLFFTTVMQNFRFKSSQSPKDIDVSPKHVGFATIPRNYTMSFLPR